From a region of the Kaistia sp. 32K genome:
- a CDS encoding AraC family transcriptional regulator, producing MHDYPHHLAKWHHHPEYELHLIQESSGEMMIGDYVGDFRPGSLVLTGPGLPHNWVSAILPGARVPDRDMLIQFSPAFADKVVALCPEFQDLGALFSDAARGVEFSGETAEAGRRLLREIGAANGPQRLVLFLELMAALAGRPEERRILSRAAAGDVAPPRASGKLEVAIHHISENYATPIRLAQVAGLCGMEASAFSRFFKKQTGHTFARYVNGTRVHSACNLLSRTDKPVTDICFEVGFNNVANFNRQFVRICGRSPSAYRRDSRRIGTIPRRDPATEARA from the coding sequence CCCACCATCTCGCCAAATGGCACCACCACCCCGAATACGAGCTGCACCTGATCCAGGAGAGCTCCGGCGAGATGATGATCGGCGACTATGTCGGCGATTTCCGCCCCGGCAGCCTGGTGCTGACCGGGCCCGGCCTGCCGCATAACTGGGTGAGCGCCATCCTGCCCGGCGCCCGCGTTCCCGATCGCGACATGCTGATCCAGTTCAGCCCTGCCTTCGCCGACAAGGTGGTCGCCCTCTGTCCGGAGTTTCAGGATCTCGGCGCGCTGTTTTCCGACGCGGCGCGCGGCGTCGAATTTTCCGGTGAGACGGCGGAGGCCGGCCGTCGCCTGCTGCGCGAGATCGGCGCGGCCAACGGGCCGCAGCGCCTGGTGCTGTTCCTCGAGCTGATGGCAGCGCTTGCCGGGAGGCCGGAGGAGCGCCGGATTCTCTCCCGCGCGGCCGCGGGCGATGTCGCCCCGCCGCGCGCCTCCGGCAAGCTGGAGGTCGCGATCCACCACATCTCGGAGAACTACGCCACGCCGATCCGCCTGGCGCAGGTCGCCGGGCTCTGCGGCATGGAGGCGAGCGCCTTCTCGCGCTTCTTCAAGAAACAGACGGGCCATACCTTCGCCCGCTACGTGAACGGCACCCGGGTCCATTCGGCCTGCAATCTGCTGAGCCGCACCGACAAGCCGGTCACCGACATCTGCTTCGAGGTCGGCTTCAACAACGTCGCCAATTTCAACCGGCAGTTCGTCCGGATCTGCGGCCGCTCGCCCTCGGCCTATCGGCGCGATTCCCGCCGGATCGGCACGATCCCGCGCCGGGACCCGGCGACCGAGGCGCGGGCGTAG
- a CDS encoding TRAP transporter large permease — MMMLGVLAAVFLVLTLLAVPIAVALGVAALVIVAIWGMPGFILAQKMVNGIDSFPLLAVPFFILAALVMNSGGITTRVVDLFSSALGRIRGSSGVVNVGTNVFLAGISGSAVADASASGALLIPEMRKQGYTGGFAAALTAGAAVIGPIIPPSIPLVIYGVIAQVSITKLFVGAYIPGLLIAMALITYVILYAKKRNLPARGRQPWGVIGRQFKGSVWALSMPLLLIVGAKGGLFTVTELGAVLVLYAIFVGWVIHREFKWAQFPGMLTDAGLQTANIMLVVAVSSFIAYLVVVHGIPRDIQALLHGAQLSPWEFLLIVNLVFLVAGMFLDSTPATIILVPIFLPAATSFGIDPTHFGLVIVLNLMVGLIHPPLGLNLLITQSIAKVPMRDVIWASLPIVGIVLAVLLIITFVPQTVLWLPGVMGL; from the coding sequence ATGATGATGCTTGGCGTTCTTGCCGCCGTCTTCCTGGTGCTGACCCTGCTCGCCGTGCCGATCGCCGTCGCGCTCGGCGTCGCGGCGCTGGTCATCGTCGCCATCTGGGGCATGCCGGGCTTCATCCTGGCCCAGAAGATGGTCAACGGCATCGATTCCTTCCCGCTGCTCGCGGTGCCCTTCTTCATCCTCGCCGCGCTGGTGATGAACAGCGGCGGCATCACCACGCGCGTCGTCGACCTCTTCTCCTCGGCGCTCGGCCGCATCCGCGGCTCGTCGGGTGTCGTCAATGTCGGCACCAACGTGTTCCTGGCCGGCATCTCGGGCTCGGCCGTCGCCGACGCCTCGGCGAGCGGCGCGCTGCTGATCCCGGAAATGCGCAAGCAGGGCTACACCGGCGGCTTCGCGGCGGCGCTCACCGCCGGCGCGGCGGTCATCGGCCCGATCATTCCGCCGAGCATCCCGCTCGTGATCTATGGCGTCATCGCCCAGGTCTCGATCACCAAGCTGTTCGTCGGCGCCTATATCCCGGGCCTGCTGATCGCCATGGCGCTGATCACCTATGTGATCCTCTATGCCAAGAAGCGGAACCTGCCGGCGCGCGGCCGCCAGCCCTGGGGCGTCATCGGCCGCCAGTTCAAGGGCAGCGTCTGGGCGCTCTCCATGCCGCTGCTGCTGATCGTCGGCGCCAAGGGCGGGCTCTTTACCGTCACCGAGCTCGGCGCGGTGCTGGTGCTCTACGCGATCTTCGTCGGCTGGGTCATCCACCGCGAGTTCAAGTGGGCGCAGTTCCCCGGCATGCTGACCGATGCCGGCCTGCAGACGGCCAACATCATGCTGGTCGTCGCGGTCTCGTCGTTCATCGCCTATCTGGTCGTCGTGCACGGCATTCCGCGCGACATCCAGGCCCTGCTGCATGGGGCGCAGCTGTCGCCCTGGGAATTCCTGCTGATCGTCAACCTCGTCTTCCTCGTCGCGGGTATGTTCCTCGATTCGACCCCGGCGACGATCATCCTGGTGCCGATCTTCCTGCCGGCGGCGACCAGCTTCGGCATCGACCCCACGCATTTCGGCCTGGTGATCGTGTTGAACCTGATGGTCGGCCTGATCCATCCGCCGCTCGGCCTTAACCTGCTGATCACGCAGTCGATCGCCAAGGTGCCGATGCGCGATGTGATCTGGGCCAGCCTGCCGATCGTCGGCATCGTGCTCGCCGTGCTCCTGATCATCACCTTCGTGCCGCAGACGGTGTTGTGGCTGCCGGGCGTGATGGGGCTTTGA
- a CDS encoding TRAP transporter small permease: MTSILVRVGDLLRRLLSFLVGAMLLAIVLLVCVQVFSRYFIGAATPGMAEISRLLFIWLTFLGAALLISRRELIVIDFLHDRLNADLFKRLGILIDLATAAFLVMLVIYARHLMIVVGQKIAPATGLPFAWFYGSILAFAGLGLFFIIERILAPSAAAAREARAKALAEGHAAPTESLPS; the protein is encoded by the coding sequence ATGACAAGCATCCTCGTCCGGGTCGGTGATCTCTTGCGCCGGCTGCTCAGTTTCCTGGTCGGGGCCATGCTGCTCGCGATCGTCCTTCTCGTCTGCGTGCAGGTCTTCTCGCGCTACTTCATCGGCGCGGCGACGCCGGGGATGGCGGAAATCTCCCGTCTCCTCTTCATCTGGCTCACCTTCCTCGGCGCCGCCCTGCTGATCAGCCGCCGCGAGCTGATCGTCATCGATTTCCTGCATGACCGGCTGAACGCCGACCTGTTCAAGCGGCTCGGCATTTTGATCGACCTCGCCACCGCCGCCTTCCTGGTCATGCTGGTGATCTATGCCCGCCATCTGATGATCGTCGTCGGCCAGAAGATCGCGCCGGCGACGGGTCTGCCCTTCGCCTGGTTCTACGGCTCGATCCTCGCCTTCGCCGGCCTCGGCCTGTTCTTCATCATCGAGCGCATCCTGGCGCCCTCCGCCGCCGCCGCGCGCGAGGCGCGGGCCAAGGCCCTGGCCGAAGGCCATGCCGCTCCGACCGAAAGCCTCCCGTCATGA
- a CDS encoding TRAP transporter substrate-binding protein — translation MLKTLLAAACVAALMTVSAQAGVTIRVGGAGSDDSPDTKAMQVFKDKLEADLGSDVAIELFPGSHLGTVDEMVEQVKGGVLECMYESVGVLGSFHPAANVEGVAYLYRDEDHFFRIWRGPVGQEILDSIAKDAGFRVVGPAYHGFRQFLVTKPADSLDDLQGRKVRAPGIPAYIESIRALGANPATVAFEEVYTAIQQGVVDGVEQPLFAIQDKRFYEVAKHLVMTNHMAETMGFMCNADWYQAQDERTRNAIHAAADASADWYKGYTNEAQAAVLEKLVSEGVIVHKPDLAPFMEKAKEASYDPALEPIIAKIRAVQ, via the coding sequence ATGCTGAAGACGCTTCTCGCCGCCGCCTGCGTCGCGGCGCTCATGACCGTGTCGGCGCAAGCCGGCGTGACGATCCGCGTCGGCGGCGCCGGCTCCGACGACAGCCCGGACACCAAGGCCATGCAGGTCTTCAAGGACAAGCTCGAGGCTGACCTCGGCAGCGACGTCGCGATCGAGCTGTTCCCGGGATCGCATCTCGGCACCGTCGACGAGATGGTCGAGCAGGTGAAGGGCGGCGTGCTTGAGTGCATGTATGAGAGCGTCGGCGTGCTCGGCTCGTTCCATCCGGCCGCGAATGTCGAGGGCGTCGCCTATCTCTACCGCGACGAGGATCATTTCTTCCGCATCTGGCGCGGCCCGGTCGGGCAGGAGATCCTGGATTCGATCGCCAAGGACGCCGGCTTCCGCGTCGTCGGCCCGGCCTATCACGGCTTCCGCCAGTTCCTGGTGACCAAGCCCGCCGACAGCCTCGATGACCTGCAGGGCCGCAAGGTCCGCGCTCCCGGCATCCCGGCCTATATCGAATCGATCCGCGCGCTCGGCGCCAATCCGGCCACCGTCGCCTTCGAGGAGGTCTACACGGCCATCCAGCAGGGCGTCGTCGACGGCGTCGAGCAGCCGCTCTTCGCCATCCAGGACAAGCGTTTCTACGAGGTCGCCAAGCATCTGGTCATGACCAATCACATGGCCGAGACCATGGGCTTCATGTGCAATGCCGACTGGTACCAGGCCCAGGACGAGCGCACCCGCAACGCGATCCACGCCGCCGCCGACGCCAGCGCCGACTGGTACAAGGGCTACACCAACGAGGCGCAGGCCGCCGTGCTCGAGAAGCTCGTCTCCGAGGGCGTCATCGTGCACAAGCCCGACCTCGCGCCCTTCATGGAGAAGGCCAAGGAGGCGAGCTACGATCCGGCGCTCGAGCCGATCATCGCCAAGATCCGCGCGGTCCAGTAA
- a CDS encoding aspartate aminotransferase family protein, producing the protein MSSIFSRDYASELPTAVRGSGVYLYDADGKSYLDGMGSAGVVGIGHGRTEIYQALAAAGDAVTFAYSAQFTTPWQEEFGKSILSVAPKGIESVYFVSGGSEANETALKLARQYHLERGDTQRQKIISRWQSYHGVTIATLSLSGRTSWRAPYTPYMLPVIHIAPPYEYRCAYCKDKGGCTLDCADELERAINLEGPETVSAFFAETIVGTTASGLVPRPDYYKRIREICDRYGILFVADEVLAGYGRTGRPFAIQDWDVVPDMITCGKAIGSGYAPLGAVLINDKITNFFRESRKRFVHGFTYSGHPTSCFIGQQVFDIMSKEGLFTRAGTIGKHLHARLNDLQQRHPCIGEVRGRGLYAGVEFVADRATRAPFAAEKNFTSRLVAGMKDRGVIVGGGVPGANFGQGGDHIQITPPFIVSEAEIDQLVDALDDTIGEIA; encoded by the coding sequence GTGTCGTCGATTTTTTCCAGGGACTATGCCAGCGAGCTCCCGACCGCGGTGCGCGGCAGCGGCGTCTATCTCTATGACGCCGACGGCAAGTCCTATCTCGACGGCATGGGCAGCGCCGGCGTCGTCGGCATCGGCCACGGCCGCACCGAGATCTACCAGGCGCTTGCCGCGGCCGGCGATGCGGTGACCTTCGCCTATTCCGCCCAGTTCACGACGCCCTGGCAGGAAGAATTCGGCAAATCGATCCTCTCCGTCGCGCCGAAGGGGATCGAATCCGTCTATTTCGTCTCGGGCGGCTCAGAGGCCAACGAGACGGCGCTGAAGCTGGCGCGCCAGTATCATCTCGAGCGCGGCGACACGCAGCGCCAGAAGATCATCTCGCGCTGGCAGAGCTATCACGGCGTGACGATCGCGACGCTGTCGCTGTCGGGCCGCACCAGCTGGCGGGCGCCCTATACGCCCTACATGCTGCCGGTGATCCACATCGCGCCGCCCTACGAATATCGCTGCGCCTACTGCAAGGACAAAGGCGGCTGCACGCTCGATTGCGCCGACGAGCTGGAGCGGGCGATCAATCTCGAGGGGCCGGAGACTGTCTCCGCCTTCTTTGCCGAGACGATCGTCGGCACGACCGCCTCCGGCCTCGTGCCGCGCCCCGACTACTACAAGCGCATCCGCGAGATCTGCGATCGCTACGGCATTCTCTTCGTCGCCGACGAAGTGCTGGCCGGCTACGGCCGCACCGGTCGTCCGTTCGCGATCCAGGATTGGGACGTCGTCCCCGATATGATCACCTGTGGCAAGGCGATCGGCAGCGGTTACGCGCCGCTCGGCGCGGTGCTGATCAACGACAAGATCACCAATTTCTTCCGCGAGAGCCGCAAGCGCTTCGTGCACGGCTTCACCTATAGCGGCCACCCGACCTCGTGCTTCATCGGCCAGCAGGTGTTCGACATCATGTCGAAGGAGGGCCTGTTCACCCGCGCCGGCACGATCGGCAAGCATCTGCATGCCCGGCTGAACGATCTGCAGCAGCGCCATCCCTGCATTGGCGAAGTGCGCGGGCGCGGCCTCTATGCCGGCGTCGAATTCGTTGCCGACCGCGCGACGCGCGCGCCGTTCGCGGCCGAGAAGAACTTCACCTCGCGGCTCGTCGCCGGCATGAAGGATCGCGGCGTCATCGTCGGCGGCGGCGTGCCCGGCGCCAATTTCGGCCAGGGCGGCGACCACATCCAGATCACGCCGCCCTTCATCGTCAGCGAGGCCGAGATCGACCAGCTCGTCGACGCGCTCGACGACACGATCGGCGAGATCGCCTAA
- a CDS encoding GntR family transcriptional regulator yields the protein MARPSKKLVSGDTHASLESEIGGALRAAILDGELAPGARLIELDLANRFNVSQGTIRAALKFLQAEGLVEYRPRRGNFVITVEKADVYEISMLREALESLGARLAAKRIDDAGRKALEALLQSMRAAAQSGNRAKLIELDFEFHRTVIEISGHRRLMEVYNRLEGQTRMFLRLTDRFYSDPHDIIELHAPLVSAICNGDAEAAFQLANRHADADAEDLIESMR from the coding sequence ATGGCCCGTCCGAGCAAGAAGCTGGTATCCGGCGACACCCATGCGAGCCTCGAATCCGAGATCGGCGGCGCGTTGCGCGCGGCTATCCTCGACGGCGAGCTCGCGCCCGGCGCCCGCCTGATCGAGCTCGATCTCGCCAATCGCTTCAACGTCAGCCAAGGCACCATCCGCGCCGCGCTGAAGTTCCTGCAGGCGGAAGGGCTGGTCGAATACCGCCCCCGTCGCGGCAATTTCGTCATCACCGTCGAGAAGGCCGACGTCTACGAGATCTCGATGCTGCGCGAGGCGCTGGAATCGCTCGGCGCCCGCCTCGCCGCCAAGCGGATCGACGATGCCGGCCGGAAGGCGCTGGAGGCGCTGCTGCAGTCGATGCGTGCAGCGGCACAGTCCGGCAATCGCGCCAAGCTGATCGAGCTCGACTTCGAGTTCCACCGCACCGTGATCGAGATCTCCGGCCATCGCCGGCTGATGGAGGTCTACAACCGCCTCGAAGGCCAGACGCGCATGTTCCTGCGGCTGACCGACCGCTTCTACAGCGACCCGCACGACATCATCGAGCTGCACGCGCCCCTCGTCAGCGCGATCTGCAACGGCGACGCCGAGGCGGCGTTCCAGCTCGCCAACCGCCATGCCGACGCGGATGCCGAGGACCTGATCGAAAGCATGCGCTGA
- a CDS encoding substrate-binding domain-containing protein, with the protein MRKSPILAALALLCLAGTAYADTSSKKIAFSNNYAGNSWRQAMLKSYDIITKKAVADGIVAASDVFTTADQEVPTQAAQIQNLILQGYDAIVINAGSPDALNGAVKQACDAGIVVVSFDGIVTEPCAYRVVVDFKAMGKEQVAQMAKFQPKGGNLLEIRGLAGTSIDEAIHAGILEGVAANPQFKIVNSVTGNWDQTTAQKAVATVLPSLPEIVGIVDQGGDGYGAAQAFAAAGKPRPTIILGNRQDELAWWKEQKAKDGYQTWSSSIAPGVSSLAFWVAQQVLDGRTDIPHDLLVPYLAFTQEDFEAALPNIQEGGVATHEYTQADAIEAIKANIK; encoded by the coding sequence ATGAGGAAATCGCCCATTCTGGCGGCGCTCGCCCTGCTGTGTCTGGCCGGCACCGCCTATGCCGATACGTCATCCAAGAAGATCGCCTTCTCCAACAACTACGCCGGCAATTCCTGGCGTCAGGCGATGCTGAAGAGCTACGACATCATCACCAAGAAGGCGGTCGCCGACGGCATCGTCGCCGCGTCCGACGTCTTCACCACCGCCGACCAGGAAGTGCCGACCCAGGCGGCGCAGATCCAGAACCTGATCCTGCAGGGCTATGACGCCATCGTCATCAACGCCGGCTCGCCGGACGCCTTGAACGGCGCCGTCAAGCAGGCCTGCGACGCCGGCATCGTCGTCGTCTCCTTCGACGGCATCGTCACCGAGCCCTGCGCCTATCGCGTCGTCGTCGACTTCAAGGCGATGGGCAAGGAACAGGTCGCCCAGATGGCGAAGTTCCAGCCGAAGGGCGGCAATCTGCTCGAGATCCGCGGCCTCGCCGGCACCTCGATCGACGAGGCGATCCACGCCGGCATCCTCGAAGGCGTCGCCGCCAACCCGCAGTTCAAGATCGTCAACTCGGTCACCGGCAACTGGGACCAGACGACGGCGCAGAAGGCCGTCGCCACCGTGCTGCCCTCGCTGCCCGAGATCGTCGGCATCGTCGACCAGGGCGGCGACGGCTATGGCGCGGCGCAGGCCTTCGCCGCCGCCGGCAAGCCGCGTCCGACCATCATCCTCGGCAACCGCCAAGACGAGCTCGCCTGGTGGAAGGAACAGAAGGCCAAGGACGGCTACCAGACCTGGTCGTCCTCGATCGCGCCGGGCGTTTCCTCGCTCGCCTTCTGGGTTGCCCAGCAGGTGCTCGACGGCCGCACCGATATCCCGCACGACCTTCTGGTGCCCTATCTCGCCTTTACCCAGGAGGACTTCGAGGCCGCCCTGCCGAACATTCAGGAAGGCGGCGTCGCCACGCATGAATACACCCAGGCCGACGCGATCGAAGCCATCAAGGCGAACATCAAGTAG
- a CDS encoding sugar ABC transporter ATP-binding protein yields the protein MSEGSPVIVKLDGVERHFGAVRALDGVDLSVRAGECVGLVGHNGAGKSTLMHILAGTGTPDRGTIAIGGRLETAYSVARAQKLGIRCVFQELSLCPNLTVTENTRISHAALKGAGWRQRSTALIRAKLDEIFPGHGIDPSDVVGDLAIGQRQMVEVARAFTVTEDPLRLVILDEPTSSLDAHTAGQLLAFVGRARDAGISTILISHVLGEVLSTSDRIVVMRDGRVVASDMASAFDRDRLVATMGGAHSRGGDTATEARTRDKTAVRVRARPRHQQDAAELVAHEGEIIGLAGLAGHGQTRLLLDIYAASTHRRPGIEIDAPVALVAGDRQTDGIFPLWSIAENIGIRSLAGLKRGWLLSAEREQALARAWQEKIGIRTPDLDNNILSLSGGNQQKVLFARALGSDARIILMDDPMRGVDIGTKLEVYDLIRAEARRGRTFLWYTTEMDELGHCDHVYVFRNGRIVADLAHSDLTEEKVIQSSFEEAAGPGPRGIAS from the coding sequence ATGTCCGAGGGTAGCCCTGTCATCGTGAAGCTCGACGGCGTCGAAAGGCATTTCGGCGCCGTCCGGGCCCTCGACGGCGTCGATCTGTCGGTCCGCGCCGGCGAATGCGTCGGGCTGGTCGGCCACAACGGCGCCGGCAAGTCGACGCTGATGCACATCCTGGCCGGAACCGGCACGCCCGACCGCGGCACAATCGCCATCGGCGGTAGGCTCGAAACCGCATACTCCGTCGCGCGGGCGCAAAAACTCGGCATACGCTGCGTGTTCCAGGAGCTGTCGCTTTGCCCGAACCTGACGGTGACCGAGAACACGCGCATCAGCCACGCCGCCCTCAAGGGTGCCGGCTGGCGCCAGCGCTCGACGGCGCTGATCCGCGCCAAGCTCGACGAGATCTTTCCCGGCCACGGCATCGACCCCTCCGACGTCGTCGGCGACCTGGCGATCGGCCAGCGCCAGATGGTCGAGGTGGCGCGCGCCTTCACCGTCACCGAGGATCCGCTCCGCCTGGTCATCCTCGACGAACCGACATCGTCACTCGATGCGCACACCGCCGGCCAGTTGCTCGCCTTTGTCGGGCGGGCGCGCGACGCAGGCATCAGCACGATCCTGATCTCGCATGTACTGGGCGAGGTCCTTTCGACCTCGGACCGCATCGTCGTCATGCGCGACGGCCGCGTCGTGGCGAGCGACATGGCCTCCGCCTTCGATCGCGACCGGCTGGTCGCCACAATGGGCGGCGCCCATTCGCGCGGCGGCGACACCGCCACGGAAGCCCGGACGCGCGACAAGACGGCGGTCAGGGTTCGCGCGCGGCCACGGCACCAGCAGGACGCGGCCGAGCTCGTCGCCCATGAGGGCGAGATCATCGGCCTCGCCGGCCTTGCAGGGCATGGCCAGACCCGCCTGCTGCTGGACATCTACGCCGCCTCGACCCATCGCCGGCCCGGCATCGAGATCGACGCGCCGGTCGCGCTGGTCGCGGGCGACCGCCAGACCGACGGAATCTTCCCGCTCTGGTCGATCGCTGAGAACATCGGCATCCGCTCGCTCGCCGGCCTCAAGCGCGGCTGGCTGCTGTCGGCCGAGCGCGAACAGGCGCTCGCCCGCGCCTGGCAGGAGAAGATCGGCATCCGCACGCCGGATCTCGACAACAACATCCTGTCGCTCTCCGGCGGCAACCAGCAGAAGGTGCTGTTCGCCCGCGCGCTCGGCTCCGACGCCCGCATCATCCTGATGGACGATCCGATGCGCGGCGTCGATATCGGCACCAAGCTCGAGGTCTACGACCTGATCCGGGCCGAGGCGCGCCGGGGCCGCACCTTCCTCTGGTACACGACGGAGATGGACGAGCTCGGCCATTGCGACCACGTCTATGTCTTCCGCAACGGCCGCATCGTCGCCGACCTCGCCCATAGCGACCTGACCGAGGAGAAGGTCATCCAGTCCTCCTTCGAGGAGGCCGCGGGACCCGGTCCCCGGGGGATCGCCTCGTGA
- a CDS encoding ABC transporter permease → MTLILIAIAYLNPRAISYFGFSLMLNLAIPIALATIAQMFVITVNELDLSIGTFVGFVACVTATWLRETPLLGILVLLGSIGVYAALGALIHLRNLPSIVVTLGMSFVWQGLAILLLPKPGGKAPDWLQAFMSLKPPFVPFPIVAAIVIGLVVHFGLMRTSYGAVLRGTGGNPQAIHRAGWSILKTKVTMFALTGLFGVLSGMALVGITTSADANLGNGYTLLAIAGVILGGGEFVGGRVSPIGAVIGALTLALAASPLLTFMHIPPDWQVAANGAILIIVLAARALISRREGDR, encoded by the coding sequence ATGACGCTGATCCTGATCGCCATCGCGTATCTGAACCCGCGCGCGATCAGCTATTTCGGCTTCTCGCTGATGCTGAACCTGGCGATCCCGATCGCGCTCGCCACCATCGCGCAGATGTTCGTCATCACGGTCAACGAGCTGGATCTCTCGATCGGCACCTTTGTCGGCTTCGTCGCCTGCGTTACCGCCACCTGGCTGCGCGAGACGCCGCTTCTCGGCATCCTCGTCCTGCTCGGCTCGATCGGCGTCTACGCAGCGCTCGGCGCGCTGATTCATCTCAGGAATCTGCCGTCGATCGTCGTGACGCTCGGCATGAGCTTCGTCTGGCAGGGGCTGGCGATCCTGCTGCTGCCGAAGCCGGGCGGCAAGGCGCCGGACTGGCTGCAGGCGTTCATGAGCCTGAAGCCGCCCTTCGTGCCCTTCCCGATCGTCGCCGCCATCGTCATCGGCCTCGTCGTGCATTTCGGCCTGATGCGGACCTCCTATGGCGCCGTCTTGCGCGGCACCGGCGGCAACCCGCAGGCGATCCACCGCGCCGGCTGGTCGATCCTCAAGACCAAGGTGACGATGTTCGCGCTGACCGGCCTGTTCGGCGTGCTGTCCGGCATGGCGCTCGTCGGCATCACCACCTCGGCCGACGCCAATCTCGGCAATGGCTACACGCTGCTGGCAATCGCCGGCGTGATCCTCGGCGGCGGCGAATTCGTCGGCGGCCGCGTCTCGCCGATCGGCGCCGTCATCGGCGCGCTGACGCTGGCGCTCGCCGCCTCGCCGCTCCTCACCTTCATGCACATCCCGCCGGACTGGCAGGTGGCGGCGAACGGCGCCATCCTGATCATCGTGCTGGCGGCGCGCGCCCTGATCAGCCGCCGGGAGGGCGACCGGTGA
- a CDS encoding ABC transporter permease gives MSAIRTLLGRPWIWSYIGALAVWLAAITFTGGYGAGGMITAALSLAVFMVIVGIGQMFVITLGPGNVDLSLPANIGLASAVAMKVMGGSNSMIAVGLVAALASGMAVGAFNYLLIRALRIPPIIATLSSSFIVLSIDIAYGRGLQIKPPPAFADFTNIQIFGVPILAIGGAIFAFLAGIALQRMVYGRSVLAIGQNMRAARLAGIPVERIRFFTYTLSGALGGINGALLAGYFRGASVDIGNEYLLSSIAVVVIGGTSVAGGKANVPGIWGAALFLVLLLTMLNTFGVSAGVRLLLTGLIIVGVITAAGGQKSLR, from the coding sequence GTGAGCGCGATCCGAACCCTCCTCGGCCGCCCCTGGATCTGGTCCTATATCGGCGCCCTCGCCGTCTGGCTCGCCGCCATCACCTTCACCGGCGGCTATGGCGCCGGCGGCATGATCACGGCGGCGCTGTCGCTCGCCGTCTTCATGGTGATCGTCGGCATCGGCCAGATGTTCGTCATCACGCTCGGCCCCGGCAATGTCGACCTGTCGCTACCGGCCAATATCGGCCTCGCCAGCGCCGTCGCCATGAAGGTGATGGGCGGCAGCAATTCGATGATCGCGGTCGGCCTCGTCGCGGCGCTGGCGAGCGGCATGGCGGTCGGCGCCTTCAACTATCTGCTGATCCGGGCGCTGCGCATCCCGCCGATCATCGCGACGCTGTCATCGAGCTTCATCGTGCTTTCGATCGACATCGCCTATGGCCGCGGCCTGCAGATCAAGCCGCCGCCGGCCTTCGCCGATTTCACCAACATCCAAATCTTCGGCGTGCCGATCCTCGCCATCGGCGGTGCCATCTTCGCCTTCCTCGCCGGCATCGCGCTGCAACGGATGGTCTATGGCCGCTCGGTGCTGGCGATCGGCCAGAACATGCGCGCCGCCAGGCTCGCCGGCATCCCGGTCGAGCGCATCCGCTTCTTCACCTACACGCTCTCCGGCGCACTCGGCGGCATCAACGGCGCCCTGCTCGCCGGCTATTTCCGCGGCGCCAGCGTCGATATCGGCAACGAGTACCTCCTGAGCTCGATCGCCGTCGTCGTCATCGGCGGCACCTCGGTTGCCGGCGGCAAGGCCAATGTGCCCGGCATCTGGGGCGCGGCGCTCTTCCTCGTCCTGCTCCTCACCATGCTGAACACCTTTGGCGTCAGCGCCGGCGTCCGCCTGCTTCTGACCGGCCTCATCATCGTCGGCGTGATCACCGCCGCGGGAGGCCAGAAATCGCTTCGCTGA